Proteins encoded by one window of Nitrospira sp. SG-bin1:
- a CDS encoding prolipoprotein diacylglyceryl transferase: protein MPYPNIDPVLVALGPIQLRWYGLMYLIGLTAAYFFIQHNVARKGLAIRKDQIYDMVVYAAFGVFLGGRIGYTLFYNFSDYIQNPLKLLAVWEGGMSFHGGLLGTIIALIWFSRRQGIPAYTIADLAACVTPIGLGFGRIGNFINGELFGRSTDVDWCMVFPAGGPICRHPSQLYEATLEGLVLFTALWWIDRRPTPPGTLFWSFITGYGISRLIGEFFRDPDQHLGFIFGPITMGQILSLPMVLVGIVMLTLGYQQAEDDGVPPMSIKLQ, encoded by the coding sequence ATCCCCTACCCAAACATCGACCCGGTTCTTGTGGCTCTGGGACCCATTCAGCTCCGCTGGTACGGGCTGATGTACCTGATCGGCCTAACCGCGGCGTACTTCTTTATTCAACACAACGTTGCGCGTAAAGGGTTAGCGATCAGGAAAGACCAGATTTATGACATGGTCGTGTATGCCGCCTTCGGCGTGTTTCTCGGCGGGCGGATCGGCTACACGCTCTTTTATAACTTTTCAGACTATATCCAAAACCCTCTGAAACTCCTGGCGGTCTGGGAAGGAGGCATGTCCTTTCACGGGGGGCTCCTCGGAACCATCATCGCGCTGATCTGGTTCAGCCGAAGGCAAGGGATCCCTGCCTATACCATCGCAGACTTGGCTGCCTGCGTGACACCGATCGGCTTAGGGTTCGGTCGGATCGGGAATTTTATCAATGGCGAGCTCTTCGGTCGATCAACCGATGTAGATTGGTGCATGGTCTTTCCGGCAGGAGGACCCATCTGCCGCCACCCGTCGCAATTGTATGAGGCCACGCTGGAAGGCCTTGTTTTGTTCACTGCATTATGGTGGATTGACCGACGTCCGACCCCGCCCGGCACACTCTTTTGGAGTTTCATCACCGGATACGGCATCAGCCGACTGATCGGTGAATTCTTCCGTGACCCGGATCAGCACTTGGGATTTATTTTCGGACCGATCACCATGGGCCAAATTCTCTCCTTGCCCATGGTGCTCGTGGGAATCGTCATGCTGACCTTAGGCTATCAACAAGCCGAAGATGACGGTGTTCCGCCTATGTCGATAAAACTCCAATGA
- a CDS encoding cation transporter, whose protein sequence is MELSADQPEPPGTTSGKRHRVRLGWALGLTVAFLILEVVGAIWTGSLALLADAGHMLTDVAGICLSLFAIWFASKPPTATNTYGYVRMEILAALANGVLLLSMATFILYEAYQRLWSPPEVLAGPMLTIAVVGLSVNLTSMWLLHRGADESLNLRGAYFEVLGDAMASLGVIAAALIIHFTGWTLADPLISGAIGLFILPRTWNLIKQAVQILMEGVPPHLDVRDIEAAMRVSHGVRDVHDLHVWTLTSGKEAMSAHVLVDDLSDGQHILKDLQALLLERFGIEHTTVQVESDRSPLIRISPGTKP, encoded by the coding sequence ATGGAGTTATCCGCTGATCAGCCGGAACCTCCCGGGACAACATCAGGAAAGCGTCACCGCGTTAGGCTGGGCTGGGCGCTTGGACTGACCGTCGCCTTTCTGATCCTGGAAGTGGTCGGAGCGATCTGGACGGGAAGTTTGGCGTTGTTAGCGGACGCCGGCCATATGCTAACGGATGTGGCCGGCATCTGTCTGAGTCTCTTTGCCATCTGGTTTGCTTCCAAGCCGCCCACGGCGACTAATACCTATGGATACGTGCGCATGGAAATTCTGGCCGCGCTCGCAAACGGCGTGTTGTTGCTCAGTATGGCGACTTTCATTCTTTACGAAGCCTATCAACGCCTCTGGTCGCCCCCGGAAGTCTTAGCTGGCCCCATGTTGACGATCGCAGTCGTCGGGTTAAGCGTGAACCTCACCAGCATGTGGCTACTTCATCGGGGAGCCGATGAAAGTTTGAATCTTCGTGGCGCTTATTTCGAGGTGCTTGGTGACGCCATGGCCTCGCTCGGCGTCATCGCGGCTGCGCTCATCATTCACTTCACAGGATGGACACTTGCCGATCCGTTGATCAGTGGAGCGATCGGCCTATTCATCCTGCCTCGAACCTGGAATCTGATCAAGCAGGCAGTACAGATTTTAATGGAAGGCGTTCCACCGCACCTGGATGTCCGAGACATCGAAGCCGCCATGCGTGTGTCCCATGGTGTCCGCGATGTCCACGATCTTCATGTCTGGACGCTCACGTCAGGCAAGGAGGCCATGAGCGCTCATGTTTTGGTGGATGATTTGTCTGATGGCCAGCATATCTTGAAAGACCTGCAAGCGCTTCTCCTGGAACGATTCGGCATTGAACACACAACAGTGCAGGTGGAAAGCGACCGCTCGCCGCTCATACGAATCAGCCCTGGGACCAAACCATAA